CCCGTCCGGCGACAGGCTGTAATCGCCGTCAATCGCAGCGCGCAAATAGCCCAGCGGTGATTTCACCGCCCCCTGCCCCGCCACATAGTCCAGCTTCTGCTGCACATAGTCGGCCCCGTGTTCGGTGATCCATTGTCGAGCCAGCCGGTCAGAGACCCCCTGCCCGCGCAGTGCCTTATAGACCGGTTGCTGGCGCAGCCCATCGCTGTCGTCGATCTGGAACATCGCCATCTGGGGGTTTTCGCGGATCAAAAAGCGGATCTCGCTGACCGCACGGCCCTTCTTGCGGGTCTGCGGTTCGATGATGATGTCGGAGGATTTATTGACCTCGGCCACCGCCGGTTTGATGATCTTGGCATTGAGATGTTTGAAACTCTCGTAATATGCGGAGCCATCCACCCCCATCAGCTTGCGAAAGATGTCCAGCCCCCACCAGCCGGTGGAGCCAGTGCGCACAAACCGGTAGCAATTCTCATAGAGCGCCAGCCCGTGGCCGGAACTGAAGTTGCGCTGAATCTTGACGTTGATCAGGGCAAAGATTTTCGGGTCATGCAGTTTCTTGGCCAGCTCCGGCGAATAGGCGTATTCGCAAACACCGTTCTTCAGCTTGGCAAAGCTGAGCAGCGAGGAGACGCCCCATTCCTGATGGCCCTGCTCATCCAGCATATCCCATTCCGCGACCGTCTCCGCCAGTGCCCGCAAGCTGGCCCGCAGGCTGTCGATATCGTTGGAATTATATCCCACCATCATCGCCAGGGTGCGTGCGTCGATGGTATGGCTGCGCGCGGAGGTCAGCGTGTCATAGGCGTTGAGCAGCAGCACATTTGACAGCTTGCGCTGCAGCAGCGTCAGCTTGCCACTGATATGGATTGCAGCCACG
Above is a genomic segment from Phaeobacter porticola containing:
- a CDS encoding replication initiation protein — translated: MAEPSFDEERLTGALTRETVKKNVAAIHISGKLTLLQRKLSNVLLLNAYDTLTSARSHTIDARTLAMMVGYNSNDIDSLRASLRALAETVAEWDMLDEQGHQEWGVSSLLSFAKLKNGVCEYAYSPELAKKLHDPKIFALINVKIQRNFSSGHGLALYENCYRFVRTGSTGWWGLDIFRKLMGVDGSAYYESFKHLNAKIIKPAVAEVNKSSDIIIEPQTRKKGRAVSEIRFLIRENPQMAMFQIDDSDGLRQQPVYKALRGQGVSDRLARQWITEHGADYVQQKLDYVAGQGAVKSPLGYLRAAIDGDYSLSPDGPAAPPVSAEDEARIREAQARRDADAAAEAAAFDARAAARRDRARHLDIVETLVSRRNPTQRDADKRLFLSGLDSDLDREHFRQHGWRSALNAAAIIAFWQELEPEAFNG